The DNA region GCACCCACCAGGCACTCATCAATCCCACCACACTGGTGGCGCGAACACCGGCCGCCAGCGCGGTCAACCAGTGGGTGCGCGATACGAACGACTCTTTCCACTGCTCACGTACATGGGTGTGATCGGCCAGTGACGCGTGGGTCCGAGCGTAATCGAGCAGCTCGCTGATCAGCCGGTACAGCAGCTCGAATGCCGTGTGAAAGTCCAACCGCTCAGCTTCGCTCGGCGCGGTGTTTTCCAGCGCACTGCGTAAGCGTCTGACCCGGTCTGGCCACTGCGCCTTGCAGGTCTCCAGGCGCCTGACCAACACAGCGGCGTCGTCGTTGGTCAGGGCGCGATCAGCAAACGCGTCGAGCAGGTCGGCCAGGGTTTCCAGGCCGGGATCGATATGCGTCAACACGGCCGCGGCGTGCTGTTTACGAAGCCGTTCGAGCAACTGGTGCAGCGCATTGAAGCGCGTCGTGACGGCCATGAACTCGCTGTTCAGGCGATTGAGCCGGCCGTTGCGCCGCCGCATGTGCGGGTCTTCGAAGACCGTGACGCTGCGCATGCCCTCAAGGCCGATGGCCTCTGCAACAAAACGCACGTTGCCGGTCTCGAACGCCGCGCGTGAAATATCGCCGCGCAGGCCTTCGGCCACGAAGCGAGCGAATACCCCGAAGCGCAGATACAGCGCGTTGCGCATGGCGGCGCTGGAGCTCTGCGGCAGAATCGCCGCACTGACGGCCGTTGAGCAGAGAATGCCCAGCGTGATTTCCAGCACGCGCCACACGGCCGCCATGAACGCACCTTGCGGATGGGCCAGTGCTGGCAGACCGACCATCGCTGCGGTGTAACCGGCGAGCACAAACCCGTAAGCACGAAAGTTGCGATAACGCGCCGCGCCAGCCGAGCAGATTCCGACCCACAGCGCCAGACAGCCAAGGAAAGGCACCGGGTCTTGCGCGAACAGCGCCATCAGCAACACCATCAGCGCCGATCCGGCCAATGTGCCCAGCAGTCGATAGAAACTCTTGGCAAACACCTGCCCGCTCTGCGGCTGCATCACGATGAAGACCGTGATCAGCGCCGTGCGCGGTTGCGGCAACTCCAGGCGCAGCGCCAGCCAGTAGGTCAGAAAGGCGGCGATCAACACCTTGAAGATGTAAATCCACGTCACCCCGTCGCTGCGCGCCCAACTGTTGAACCCGCGCCGCCAGGGCAAGGCTGAGAGGCGTTGCAGGCTGTTGATCATCACCATGATCCGGGTTCGTTGCCTGCCGACAACCCGCCACCCAGCGCCACTACCAGCCCGGCATAGGCGTTCAATCGTGCCGCCTCGACCCGCTGCTGTATTTGCTGTTGCTGGAAGAGCTGCGTCCGGGCGTTGAGCACGTTCAGGTAATCAGTCAGGCCGCGTTGCCAGGCAATCAGGGCGATGTCATAGGTTTTCTGCGCCGACGCCACCGACCGGGCAGCGAACACCTGCTGCTTGTCCATCGACGCGCGACGGATCAACTGATCGGAAATGCTCCGCAGCACCATAAGCAGCGTCTGGTTGTAATGCGCCACCGCCAAGTCATAACCGGCCGACGCCTGCCCCAGTTGCGCACGTAATCGTCCACCGTCGAAGATCGGCAGGCTGATGGCAGGGCCGACTTTGTAACCCAGCTTGCTGCCGCTCAGAAACTCCAGCATGCCGCCGCCCGTGGC from Pseudomonas syringae includes:
- a CDS encoding FUSC family protein, yielding MINSLQRLSALPWRRGFNSWARSDGVTWIYIFKVLIAAFLTYWLALRLELPQPRTALITVFIVMQPQSGQVFAKSFYRLLGTLAGSALMVLLMALFAQDPVPFLGCLALWVGICSAGAARYRNFRAYGFVLAGYTAAMVGLPALAHPQGAFMAAVWRVLEITLGILCSTAVSAAILPQSSSAAMRNALYLRFGVFARFVAEGLRGDISRAAFETGNVRFVAEAIGLEGMRSVTVFEDPHMRRRNGRLNRLNSEFMAVTTRFNALHQLLERLRKQHAAAVLTHIDPGLETLADLLDAFADRALTNDDAAVLVRRLETCKAQWPDRVRRLRSALENTAPSEAERLDFHTAFELLYRLISELLDYARTHASLADHTHVREQWKESFVSRTHWLTALAAGVRATSVVGLMSAWWVLTAWPSGASMILASAATVALSSTTHNPKRMSFQMASGTLLGALLGFIETFFLFPHIDGFALLCMLLAPIFMFGAFLGSRPQWTGYGLGLLIFFSLGSVPDNLTIYNPYTFINDYIAMVIGMLICAAAGAIILPPNSRWMWQRLEQALRNQVVFAISAPLHRLGSSFESQTRDLMHQAYGLAISKPLVQRALLSWMFVVLEIGHAIIELRREQAVLPIHPAYADYQPWRIALRIMGRALVRLFIQPDPVNLQRCLLAVDQAIQRVQEADEPFASHFDTSVLRRVKSYLHFIRTSLLDPQSPLAAYGLGHTYSGPAHAA